A stretch of DNA from bacterium:
ATGCTCGACAAAGGAGATTATTCCCCCTTCATAGCGAAAGTCATGGAATTTCCTGGAGGTCTCATCAGTGATCTTAATCCTGACGTCTTTATTCAGAAAAGCCAGCTCCCGCAGCCTCTGAGACAGCAGATCAAAAGAGAAAGCGGTCTGTTCAAAGATTTCAGGATCCGGCTTAAAGATTACCTTTGTCCCGGTTCCAGTGGCCTCCCCTATCACCTTCACGTCCTCGACCGGCTTCCCTCTTATGTATTTCTGGAAGTATATCTTCCCATCCCGCTTGACCTCAACCTCCAACCAGGCTGAAAGGGCATTGACTACTGAGATACCCACGCCGTGAAGACCGCCGGAAACCTTGTAAGAACCGTGTTCAAATTTCCCTCCGGCATGAAGGGTGGTCATAACAATTTCTACGGCCGGCCGCTTATGAATCGGATGAGGATCAACCGGTATCCCCCGGCCATTGTCAGTCACCGTAATACTCATATCCCGGTGGATGATGACTTCAATTTCTTCACACTCGCCGGCCAGGGCCTCATCAATGCTGTTATCTACCACCTCATAGACCAGATGATGCAGCCCCCGGGAACTGGTGTCTCCAATATACATTCCCGGCCTCTTCCTGACGGCCTCAAGGCCTTCCAGGACCTGAATCTGTTCGGCGGTATATTCTTCAGGATGCCTAAAATTGCCCAAATTGTTTCACCTCTTTCTTCATTCTTCCCTTCAAGGTTCCAGAGTCTATTGGAGAAAGAAAGATAGCCTTATCAGTCAGGATAAATGACTTGGGCGGCTCATTATTAACCTTCCTGGTCAACCGCTTCTTTTCGGCCTGTTGCATAAACTCTTGAGTAATGTCAGAAGACATAGTTGACTTGTGACTGAAAATACCGATTACTTTACGCTCCCATATGGTAACGTGAGAACCTAAATGAAGAAACATAGCAGCCTCCTTCGATTTCGGATTTCGGATTCTGCTCATTCCGCCATCCGCCATCAACTATTCCAGATGTGCTTTACCTACTTGTGTCGGATACAGCCAAACTTCACCCCTTTTTACTCGGAAGATGGAACTGTTAGATAAAGGCAAGTCTTCAAGAATATGCTCATCAGCCGCCGTAACAAAGGTCTGAATATCACCTCGCAGCGAATTGACCAGATATTGCTTCCGGTGTTCATCTAACTCTGAGAAGACATCATCTAAAATGAGCAAGGGATACTCCCCACTTTGTTGATAGATATATTTCAAATCGGCCAACCTGAGACAAATAGCTATGGTTCTTGCCTCCCCTTCTGAGGCAAACCCCCTGGCATTTATACCATCAAGGGTAAAGATAATCTCATCCCTATGCGGTCCGATCAGCGTGAGTCCTCGACTTATCTCTTCCCTGCGTTTTTCCCTCAGGCGATCGAAAAAATCCTCTTCCTTTATCCGAGGTTTATATTCGAGTTGGAGTTCCTTATCCCTACCACTTATCTCCTGATGAATATGATTAACCATCGGACCAATCTGAGTCACCATTAATCTTCGTTTACTGATAATGGCCCTGCCGGTCTTAACCAGAGATTCGTCAAAAGAATCAAGCAAGTCTTCATACCTTCCTCCATCTCTTATCTCATTCAGGAGCCGATTCCGTTGTTTCAGGATTCTGATATATTTCTGCAAATCATTCAGGTAGACAGGGTCAGTTTGAGATATACCTATATCCATAAACCGCCTTCGTAGGTGAGGCCCCCCTTTTATTATGGCTATATCTTCGGCTGAAAAGAGAACTACTCTCAGATGGCCGATAAGATCGATCAACCTGGGGAGGGATTTACCATTTATCTTGGCCTCTTTATGGGGAGGCTGATAAAGGAGTTCAATCTTAGAATCTCCCCCGACCCCAGAAACTTCACCGCCAAGATATATCCCCCCGGCCCCCAACTGAATCATTTCCTGATCCTGACTGGTTCGAAAGGAACGAGAGGTGGCCAGAAAATAGATAGCTTCCAGTAAATTGGTTTTCCCTTGCCCATTGTCGCCGATCAAGAGATTAAGTTGGGGATTAAATTCCAGCTCTAAGGGTAATAGATTTCGCACCCCCTTCCCTTTAAAGTTTCCAAGATACATGATCTCTTATTTTATCACTATTCTGCCTATCTGTCAAACTAAATCTATTTCAAGTCTATGAGAAGTATCTTTGGTTTCGTTCCAAGCGATTGTCTTTTTTGATATATGGCGACCACCCTATTTTTGCCAGAGGCGGCTCGCCATCAAGAAATTTTCC
This window harbors:
- the recF gene encoding DNA replication/repair protein RecF; translated protein: MYLGNFKGKGVRNLLPLELEFNPQLNLLIGDNGQGKTNLLEAIYFLATSRSFRTSQDQEMIQLGAGGIYLGGEVSGVGGDSKIELLYQPPHKEAKINGKSLPRLIDLIGHLRVVLFSAEDIAIIKGGPHLRRRFMDIGISQTDPVYLNDLQKYIRILKQRNRLLNEIRDGGRYEDLLDSFDESLVKTGRAIISKRRLMVTQIGPMVNHIHQEISGRDKELQLEYKPRIKEEDFFDRLREKRREEISRGLTLIGPHRDEIIFTLDGINARGFASEGEARTIAICLRLADLKYIYQQSGEYPLLILDDVFSELDEHRKQYLVNSLRGDIQTFVTAADEHILEDLPLSNSSIFRVKRGEVWLYPTQVGKAHLE
- the remB gene encoding extracellular matrix regulator RemB, translating into MFLHLGSHVTIWERKVIGIFSHKSTMSSDITQEFMQQAEKKRLTRKVNNEPPKSFILTDKAIFLSPIDSGTLKGRMKKEVKQFGQF